The DNA window CCATCGCGCCTTCTGTTGATCGGAATGGGACTGTTTGGCCTTACACTTTTCGCGCAGACGCCCGGTGACAGTGCGGCTGCCCCTGCTCCGCAGCACCAGACGGACAAGGACAAGGACAAAGACAAAGACAAGAAACCGGCCGCCAAGAAAGATGATTCCGGCCGCCAGCCTGATCTGGGCGTGGCCATTGATTCCGGCCGCAAGTCTGACGCGTTGGGCACCTGGATCACTTCAGAGCACAACCAAGGCGAGACCGGCGGACCGTGGATCGTCAAGCAGTCCGTGGAATTCGGCGGACGTTTCTCTGACTTTACCGGCAACACCGGCACCTGGGACACGTTCGTCAATCTAGGCACCGGCCCCCGCTTGATGGAGTACACGCTGGACCTGCATTCGCCCACCCACACCGGAAAGCTATTTGACGATCTTACCTTCAGCAACTTCGGCTACGGTGGCGATCCTAACAACGTCAGCCGCGTCCGCGCGCAGAAGGGCAAGCTTTACAGCTTCAGTGGCGGGTTCCGGCGCGACCAGAACATTTTCGATTACGATTTGCTTGCCAATCCGCTCAACCCGGCAACGTCTGTTCCGAACGTTCCGATCCTGCATTCGCCGCATGAGTTCCTGCTTACCCGCAGGATGAGCGACGCCAATCTCAATCTTTTTCCCGTCGGCAACGTCAGGTTCAAGCTGGGTTGGTCCCGGGTGGTGAACGAAGGCACCAGCTTCTCCACCGACCATCAGGGAACCGAGGGTTTGATTCAGCAACCGACCCTGAATACCACGGACAACTACAACTTCGGTGTCTCACTGCGCGTGATTCCCCGCACCAACTTCAATTACGACCAGTTCTATACGTATTACAAAGGGGACACCACCGGGTTTCTGGCCTCTCCCGCCACCATGGGCCTTTTCGGCGTGCCGAGTTTCAGTCTGTCCAATGGCGTTCCTGTGAGTATTGGACTTCCATTTAATTCAGCTTCCAACCAGCCTTGCGCCGCGCCCATTTTTACAGGCGGCTTTGTCACTCCAACCTGCAACGCGTTCCTCAGCTACAACCGCGACGGCCGGAACCGCAACTCCTTCCCCACCGAGCAGTTCAGTTTTCAAAGCAATTATTTCCGGCGCTTCGATTTCTCCGGAAGGCTGAACTATTCTGACGCGGAAGCCAGCACGCCTTCCACCAACGAATTGTTTAATGGACAGAAGAGCAATCGCTTCCGCGGGCTTGCGCTGACCGGCTCGGCTTTGACTCATCGCATTTCTGTGGCCGGCGATCTGGCCACCACCATCCGGGTGACCGACAAGCTCCGGATCGTGGATGCCTTCCGTTATGACGCGTTCCGCATCCCCGGGTTGTGGAACCTGGCCACCTTCAACGTTTTTGCGGTGAATATGCTGACCGCGCCCAATCTGTTCACCCCGGCCACCTGCCCGCCGCCGTTTACGGCGGCCACCTGCCCGCAGCACGTGAGCGGCTCGGCGGCCGACGTTATTGTGGACCTCCGCAATGACTTCCTTGGCCAGAAGCGGACAGGCAACACGTTCCTTCTGGAATTCGACTTCACCAAGCGGATCTCGGCGCACGTCGGCTATCGCTTTGAGCGGCGGGAGATCACCCAGCGGGTTGATGATGTCACGATCTCCACATTCTTCCCCGGCCCGACCGCGGCGCTCGCCAATCGCGGCGCCTGCTCTCCGGCGGCGTCACATCCGCTGAATCCTGACGGCACCTGCACGGCCATAGCCCAAGCTGCCGATGTCGGTGCAGACTTTACCCAGATCAACGGCCATACAGGACTGATCGGCTTCTCCGCGCGTCCCACGGACAAGCTCCGCATCAGTGCGGACGCCGAGTTGTTCTACGGAGACAATACCTTCTTCCGGGTAACGCCGCGTCATTCGCAGGACTACCGCTTCCGGGCCAGCTACAAGCCGAAGGATTGGATGAGCCTGGGTGCGGCCGTCCGCATTCTGGAAACCCGCAACACCACCGGTGACATCGGCGGCCTGGGTCACAACCGCAGCTTTGGCTTCAGCGGCGCGTTCGCTCCTCCAGGTACCTGGTGGTCAGTGGACCTGTCTTACGACTACAACGACATCTACTCGCAGACCAACATTTGCTTTGTGGCTGCGTCCAACTTCAACGTGCCCGGCCTGGTCGCCTGCGGAACGCCGTTCCTGTCCGGCATTTCAACCTATACTGACGTTTCACACTTCGCTTCCGCTTCCTTCCTTTTCAAGCCCGTCAGACGCTTCACCGCGGGTGTGGGATACGCCGTGACCAGTACCTCTGGCAATACCTTGATCTTGAACCCCATTGCGCCCACCGGACCATTGGCGTCCAACTACCACCTGCCCACGGCTTCCGTGGCCTTTGAGGTGAACAAGGCCTTGACCTTGAAGTCCGGGTGGAACTATTACGGCTACAATGAAAAGTCCGATCCTGGACCCACGTTACCGCGCGATTTCCGTGGCAATATGTTTACCGTGTCTTTGCGTTACACCATGTAAGTTAAACTGAATCGCACTGGAGGAAGCGTAATGAAAGCATTGATTGGCACGATGGCATTTGCGTTGGTGATGGCCCTGGCGGTCCCGGAGCAAGCCCAGGACGCCGCGGCGCTATACAAATCGAAATGCCAGATCTGCCATGGTCCTGACGGCGCGGGCAGCGCTGCCGGCAACAAACTGGGCGTGAAGAACCTGCAATCGCCCGAGGTCCAAAAACAGAGCGACGAGGAGCTTTTTGAAGTAGCCAAGAAGGGCAAGAACAAAATGCCGGCTTACGACAAGAAGCTCACTGATGATCAAATCAAGGGGCTGATCAAATTCATCCGTACCTTGAAGTAAGGTTGGAAAAATCGGCAAGGCACTTTTTCTTTTGAGAGTAGACCGGCGGACCACGAACTGGATTTGTGGTCCGCGATTTTTGAGTAGCCAACGTGGGTCCCGGCCTTTAGTATGTCAGGGTTCGGCGCCACCGTGCTGCAACACCTGGAGCAGTTCCAGGGCTTCAAGCTTGCACAACCGCACAGCCGGGCCAGAAATCAATCTCATTCACGGGGGGCCGCAAGTGTTATGAGCGATCAGGGCAACCAACCCGCTGTTCCGGGAGACGCGCCAGTCCAGCGCAGACGCTTTGTGGAGGTGGTGCTGGGGAGCGGGTTCATGGCGACCGCCGCGGCTTTCATCTATCCTGTCCTGCGCTACCTGATTCCACCCCGCACCATTGACGTGGGCAGCGACTCGGTGGTGGCCGCGCGGGTGGGAGAGTTGAAGCCGAACAGCGGAAAGATCTTTCATTTCGGCAGCCGTCCTGGGCTGCTGGTCCTTACGGCGGATGGAGAATACCGCGCCATGTCCGCCACCTGTACCCATCTTTCCTGCATCGTGCAGTACCGGGCTGACCTGCGCGGACCCTGGTGCGCCTGCCACAACGGAACTTATGACTTGAATGGCCGCAATGTCTCCGGTCCCCCGCCGCGTCCCCTGGAGTCGTTTGAAGTCCAGGTCCGCGGTGAGGAGGTCTTTGTGAGACGGCGGCGGGAAGCCTGAGATGAGCCCTGCAACTGTAGTGCGCAAATGGCTGGATGACCGCTTCAATTGGGACGACCTGCTGGCGCCGTTCCGCAAGAAAACGGTCCCGCTCCACCGGTTATCCTACTGGTATTTTCTGGGGGGCATCACGCTCTTTCTGTTTGTGGTCCAGGTGCTGACCGGGATCCTGTTGTTGCTGTATTACCGCCCCGGACCCAATGAAGCTTTTGAGAGCGTCCAGTACATCATGACCCAGGTGAAATTCGGCTGGCTGATTCGCTCGATCCATTCATGGTCGGCCAACCTGATGGTCTTTACCGCGTTCGCCCACATGTTCAGCGTCTTCTTTCTCAAGGCGTACCGCAGACCCAGAGAGCTTACCTGGCTCACCGGCATGGTCCTGCTGTTCCTGGTTCTGGGCTTCGGCTTCAGTGGTTACCTGCTGCCCTGGAACACGCTGGCTTTCTTCGCCACAAAAGTAGGAACGGAGATTACCGGCCAGGTGCCGCTCATCGGGAAGCCGCTGATGATTTTCCTGCGCGGCGGCGATGAAGTCACCGGCGCAACGCTGACCCGTTTCTTTGGATTTCACGTCGCCGTCCTGCCGGGCATTGCGACGCTTCTCGTCATGCTCCACCTGCTTCTGGTGCAGCGTCTGGGCATCAGCGTGCCGCCCAAGGTGGACGCGGAATGGATCGCCAATCCCAACGCGCGTCGCGAGATGAAGTTCTTTCCCAACTTTGCCCTGCGTGAAGCCATCGCCTGGTACATCGCGCTGGGCGTGCTGGGGGCACTGGCGGCGGTCTTCCCCTGGAACCTGGGGGTGAAGGCGGACCCGTTCATCTCAGCGCCCGCGGGCATCAAGCCGGAATGGTATTTCCTCTTCATGTTCCAGACCCTGAAGATGATTCCGTCGAAAGTGTGGTTCATTGACGGAGAGGTGCTGGGTGTTCTGGCGTTCGGGGCAGCTGGCGCGATTTGGATCCTGCTTCCGTTCTTGGAGAGGTCGGCGCGCTCCCGCAAATGGATCAGCGGCATCGGCATATTTGCTCTGGCTTACATCATAGGTATGACCATTTATGGCTATATTGCAAAATAAGACGAGAGCTGTTCTCCGCTCTTCCTGGCTGCTGCTGGCGGGAGTCCTGCTAGTGTCCGTGGGCTTGGCCCGCGCGCAGGCCAACGCGCCGGCCAAAGACCAGTGTCTGGACTGCCACTCGATCTTGCCTGACAACCTGGGCGTGACGGAAGAGAAGTTCAGCCAGGACATCCACGCGCAAAAGGGCCTCACCTGCGCCTCATGCCACGGCGGCGACGCTACCAGCGACGATGCCGAGAAAGCCATGAGCCGCAAAGCCGGATTCAAGGGCCACATTAGCCGCAAGCAGATTCCGGAGCTGTGCGGAAGCTGCCATTCCAACCCGGACTTCATGCGCAAGTACAAACCCGGCCTGCGCACTGACCAACTGAGCCAATACCATACCAGCGTGCACGGCAAACGCCTGGCCGCGGGCGATACCAACGTTGCCGTTTGCACGGATTGCCACAGCGTGCATGATCTGCGGCCGCCCAGCGACTCGCGGTCAACGGTGAATGCCGCAAACGTGGCCAAGACCTGCTCGCGCTGCCACTCGGACGCGGCGCGCATGAAGGACTACAAGATCCCCACCAGCCAGTTTGCCGATTACAGCAAGAGCGTCCACTATGAGGCATTGACGGTGCGCGGCGATCTGAGCGCGCCCAACTGCGCCACTTGTCACGGCAATCACGGTGCAACGCCGCCGGGCGCCTCTTCCGTGGTCAACGTCTGTTCCACCTGCCACGTGTTCCAGGCGCAGCTTTTTGATGAGAGCCCCCACAAGCAGCCCTTTACCTCAGCTGGCCTGCCCGGCTGCGTGACTTGCCACAGCAACCACAACATCCAGCATCCCACCGATGCGTTTATCGGGACCGGCGATGAGGCGGTGTGCACACAATGTCATGTGCAGGGCGACGCGGGGTTTGAAGCTGCGGGCAAAATCAAGAGCGATCTAACGCACCTGGCGCAATCGGTTGACCAGGCAGACCAGATTCTGAGTCAGGCCGAACAATCGGGAATGGAAGTCACTGACGCCAAGGGTGACCTGGTGCAAACCAAGGACGCGCTTACCAAGGCGCGCGTGTCCATCCATAGTTTCCGTGTGGAACGCGTGGAGGCAGACATCAAGCCGGGTTTGGCAGGTGCGGAAAAGGATTACCGCGCGGGCCAGGAAGCTCTCAAAGAGAGGAACTTCCGGCGGATGGGACTGGGGCTCTCGCTGATCGCCATCGCCATTGTGGTGGCCGGCCTCTTGCTGTATCTCAGACAGATTGAGAGCGGAAAACCGACGACCGCCTAGCTCGAGCTGATCAGCCGTACACGCAAGCTTGAAGCCCATCTAGCTGGCGGGATTCTGGTCGGCCGCTTGCAGCGTCTGCGAAACGGTTTTCGCGTAATCCTGCAGCTTCTCCAGCGACGCCTGCAGTGATGCCGCCTTGTCTTGCAAGCCGCGGGCCCGGGCCACGGCCGTTAACTGGCCCGCTTCCATGTTCAAGCGCTGTAGCGTCGTCAGCAAATATCCCAGAGCATCAGCATGGGGCTTCCACAAGTAGGCTGATCCGGCTTTCTGGTTGTACTCGTCCACCTCTACGATCATCCGCGAAAGATAAGCCACAATCGTCATCATGAGGTTGGCGTAGTCAGAGCGGAAGCTCTTTTCGCCCGTGTGGTCCGCGCGGAAGGCTTCCACTTCCGCGGAGGAAAGCGTGATCTTGCTCTTCTTCACCGGAACAATGTGGGCCAGCTTGGCGTCCGACTGGCGAACGTGTTCTTTGATGGACTCGCGCGCGCTGTGGATTTTGCCTTCCTGCACGGCGTTTTGTACGGCCTGTGACGGCGGCA is part of the Terriglobia bacterium genome and encodes:
- a CDS encoding cytochrome c; this encodes MKALIGTMAFALVMALAVPEQAQDAAALYKSKCQICHGPDGAGSAAGNKLGVKNLQSPEVQKQSDEELFEVAKKGKNKMPAYDKKLTDDQIKGLIKFIRTLK
- a CDS encoding Rieske 2Fe-2S domain-containing protein, with amino-acid sequence MSDQGNQPAVPGDAPVQRRRFVEVVLGSGFMATAAAFIYPVLRYLIPPRTIDVGSDSVVAARVGELKPNSGKIFHFGSRPGLLVLTADGEYRAMSATCTHLSCIVQYRADLRGPWCACHNGTYDLNGRNVSGPPPRPLESFEVQVRGEEVFVRRRREA
- a CDS encoding cytochrome bc complex cytochrome b subunit is translated as MSPATVVRKWLDDRFNWDDLLAPFRKKTVPLHRLSYWYFLGGITLFLFVVQVLTGILLLLYYRPGPNEAFESVQYIMTQVKFGWLIRSIHSWSANLMVFTAFAHMFSVFFLKAYRRPRELTWLTGMVLLFLVLGFGFSGYLLPWNTLAFFATKVGTEITGQVPLIGKPLMIFLRGGDEVTGATLTRFFGFHVAVLPGIATLLVMLHLLLVQRLGISVPPKVDAEWIANPNARREMKFFPNFALREAIAWYIALGVLGALAAVFPWNLGVKADPFISAPAGIKPEWYFLFMFQTLKMIPSKVWFIDGEVLGVLAFGAAGAIWILLPFLERSARSRKWISGIGIFALAYIIGMTIYGYIAK
- a CDS encoding cytochrome c3 family protein: MAILQNKTRAVLRSSWLLLAGVLLVSVGLARAQANAPAKDQCLDCHSILPDNLGVTEEKFSQDIHAQKGLTCASCHGGDATSDDAEKAMSRKAGFKGHISRKQIPELCGSCHSNPDFMRKYKPGLRTDQLSQYHTSVHGKRLAAGDTNVAVCTDCHSVHDLRPPSDSRSTVNAANVAKTCSRCHSDAARMKDYKIPTSQFADYSKSVHYEALTVRGDLSAPNCATCHGNHGATPPGASSVVNVCSTCHVFQAQLFDESPHKQPFTSAGLPGCVTCHSNHNIQHPTDAFIGTGDEAVCTQCHVQGDAGFEAAGKIKSDLTHLAQSVDQADQILSQAEQSGMEVTDAKGDLVQTKDALTKARVSIHSFRVERVEADIKPGLAGAEKDYRAGQEALKERNFRRMGLGLSLIAIAIVVAGLLLYLRQIESGKPTTA